Proteins encoded together in one Scytonema millei VB511283 window:
- a CDS encoding dihydroorotase translates to MSSTSSLLIRRARILLPSGEFLLGDLLTRDRQIVEIAPNIPTPSDAAVTEIDATGLTLLPGAIDPQVHFREPGLEHKEDLFTASCACAKGGVTSFLEMPNTRPLTTTQQTLDDKLQRAAQKCLVNYGFFIGATAENLPDLLTAQPTPGIKIFMGSMHGALLVDGEAYLEAIFARGDRLIAVHAEDQARINQRRQEFAGIHDPAIHSQIQDNQAALLATQLALKLSKKYQRRLHILHMSTAEEAELLRQDKPSWVTAEVTPQHLLLNTSAYETIGTWAQMNPPLRSPHDNEVLWQALLDGVIDFIATDHAPHTLEEKAQQYPNTPSGMPGVETSLPLMLTQAMQGRCTVAQVSHWMSTSVAKAYKIPNKGAIAPGYDADLVLVDLNNYRPVRREELQTKCGWSPFEGWNLTGWSAYTIVGGQIVYDRGKLNTQVRGQALSFGE, encoded by the coding sequence ATGTCATCTACTTCTAGCTTACTCATTCGCCGCGCTCGTATTCTGTTGCCTTCTGGAGAATTTCTCTTGGGAGATCTTCTGACGCGCGATCGCCAGATCGTTGAAATTGCCCCAAATATTCCTACTCCCAGCGACGCAGCCGTGACGGAAATTGACGCAACGGGTTTAACTTTGCTACCAGGGGCGATCGATCCGCAAGTCCACTTTCGCGAACCAGGACTAGAACATAAAGAAGATTTATTCACCGCTAGCTGTGCTTGTGCTAAGGGTGGAGTCACTTCGTTTCTGGAAATGCCTAACACTCGTCCGCTGACGACGACTCAACAAACTCTAGATGACAAGCTACAACGAGCTGCCCAAAAGTGTTTAGTTAATTATGGCTTTTTTATCGGTGCAACTGCTGAAAATCTCCCCGACTTGTTGACGGCTCAACCTACACCAGGGATCAAGATTTTTATGGGTTCGATGCACGGGGCATTATTGGTAGATGGAGAAGCGTATTTAGAAGCAATTTTTGCGCGGGGCGATCGCTTAATTGCCGTTCATGCCGAAGATCAAGCCCGCATTAATCAACGACGACAAGAATTTGCTGGCATTCACGATCCGGCAATTCACTCGCAAATTCAAGACAATCAAGCCGCGCTTCTAGCTACGCAATTAGCGCTCAAACTATCGAAAAAGTACCAACGTCGCTTGCATATTCTCCATATGTCTACAGCTGAAGAAGCTGAGTTATTGCGGCAAGACAAACCGAGTTGGGTAACGGCGGAAGTTACACCGCAGCACTTGTTACTCAATACCAGTGCTTACGAAACAATTGGAACTTGGGCGCAGATGAATCCACCACTGCGATCGCCTCACGACAATGAAGTTCTCTGGCAAGCTTTACTCGATGGTGTCATCGATTTTATCGCTACCGACCACGCACCACACACCTTAGAAGAGAAAGCCCAGCAATATCCCAATACACCTTCTGGGATGCCAGGGGTAGAAACATCTTTGCCTCTAATGCTGACACAGGCAATGCAAGGGCGCTGTACCGTTGCCCAGGTATCTCATTGGATGTCTACATCTGTAGCCAAAGCTTACAAGATTCCTAATAAAGGGGCGATCGCCCCTGGTTATGATGCCGATCTCGTCCTCGTCGATTTGAATAACTACCGTCCCGTCAGACGAGAAGAATTACAGACGAAATGTGGCTGGAGTCCCTTTGAAGGTTGGAATTTAACTGGTTGGTCTGCCTACACCATTGTCGGTGGTCAAATCGTCTACGATCGCGGCAAGTTAAATACTCAGGTTAGAGGGCAAGCTTTGAGTTTTGGCGAGTAG
- a CDS encoding heavy metal translocating P-type ATPase, whose product MQLVPKTEPQQADTSAIATPSEKITLDVQGMKCAGCVKTVEKQLSQHPGVISACVNLVTEVAVVECESGAVEPAALAERLTAAGFETQARTAETAQTNVGEDVEAKHRQKMRSAQRQLIVASILLVLSSMGHLSELGGPVLPILSNIWFHCGLATVTLLLPAREILVDGWRGLRHNAPNMNTLVGLGALTAYTASLVALLFPQLGWECFFDEPVMLLGFILLGRTLEQQARGRAATAFRNLLALQPQVARLIPNPEKVTPKGQNTSIEIPADRVRVGEWLQVLPSEKIPVDGEVVIGQTTVDESMLTGESIPVMKQIGDTVAAGTLNQSGAIAIRATRTGKDTTLSQIVALVEAAQTRKAPVQKLADTVAGYFTYSVLTVAALTFTFWYFFGTHIWSNVLTVTDWHHAHHSLHTQHLAHYYATHHSCTDAQPCAPTHYSPLLLSLKLAIAVMVVACPCALGLATPTAILVGTGMAAERGLLIKGGDVLERVHQLDTVVFDKTGTLTTGHPVVTDCIEVGNRRGGLLQDLPETTQNCADKPAPTGVGSREDKDKGENLATSHQPLATSHSLLTPHSSLLQLAAAAESGSIHPLATAIQQEVKQQGLSIPAASEFHTAPGLGVSAVVEGRQVLLGNEDWLTQQGIVIDEATQAQAQTLAAAGKTTIYIAVAGQLAGLIAVMDTPRPEAKKTVESLQKMGLRVIILTGDRQEVAQAIAQQLGIAQVFADIRPDGKAGVIQELQQGRIRGQGDNGTIQNSKLIPNSEFRIPNSFSVVAMVGDGINDAPALAQADVGIALQAGTDVAMETAGIVLMGTKLTDVVEAIHLSRATFNKIRQNLFWAFAYNVCGIPIAAGVLLPILGFVLSPAAAGALMAFSSVSVVTNSLLLRRLKNRLDLN is encoded by the coding sequence ATGCAACTCGTCCCAAAAACTGAACCACAGCAAGCAGATACTAGCGCGATCGCTACGCCAAGCGAAAAAATCACTCTGGATGTCCAGGGAATGAAGTGTGCTGGTTGTGTCAAAACTGTAGAGAAACAATTATCTCAACATCCTGGTGTCATTTCTGCTTGCGTAAATTTGGTGACGGAAGTTGCAGTTGTAGAGTGCGAATCTGGTGCAGTTGAACCAGCCGCCTTAGCTGAAAGATTAACGGCGGCGGGATTTGAAACGCAAGCAAGGACGGCGGAAACAGCACAAACAAATGTTGGCGAAGATGTTGAAGCAAAGCATCGCCAAAAAATGCGATCGGCACAGAGACAACTGATCGTAGCATCCATACTGCTCGTTCTCTCCAGTATGGGGCATTTGAGCGAGTTAGGCGGACCAGTCTTACCAATTTTAAGTAATATCTGGTTTCACTGCGGCTTAGCTACAGTCACCCTACTCCTACCAGCACGAGAAATTTTAGTAGATGGCTGGCGAGGATTACGTCACAACGCGCCGAATATGAATACTTTAGTGGGCTTAGGCGCACTAACGGCATATACGGCAAGCCTGGTAGCTTTACTCTTCCCTCAACTGGGTTGGGAGTGCTTCTTTGACGAACCAGTGATGTTACTGGGATTTATCTTACTAGGCAGGACGTTAGAACAACAAGCGAGAGGACGCGCCGCTACTGCATTTAGAAATTTACTGGCGCTACAACCCCAAGTCGCACGGTTAATTCCAAACCCAGAAAAAGTTACGCCCAAGGGACAAAATACGAGTATTGAAATTCCTGCCGATCGCGTCCGTGTTGGAGAATGGTTGCAAGTCTTACCATCGGAAAAAATTCCCGTGGATGGGGAAGTGGTAATAGGACAAACAACCGTAGATGAGTCGATGCTGACGGGGGAATCGATTCCCGTGATGAAACAAATCGGGGACACCGTAGCAGCGGGGACGTTAAATCAGTCAGGTGCGATCGCCATTCGCGCGACTCGTACAGGTAAAGACACCACCCTATCTCAAATTGTGGCATTAGTAGAAGCAGCCCAAACCCGTAAGGCTCCAGTGCAGAAATTAGCCGATACGGTAGCTGGTTATTTTACCTACAGCGTGCTAACAGTTGCAGCTTTAACATTTACCTTTTGGTACTTTTTCGGCACTCATATTTGGTCTAATGTCTTAACTGTGACAGATTGGCATCACGCGCATCACTCGCTACACACTCAACATTTAGCTCATTACTACGCCACGCACCACTCCTGTACGGACGCACAGCCGTGCGCCCCTACCCACTATTCTCCCTTATTGCTCAGTTTAAAACTGGCGATCGCAGTGATGGTTGTTGCCTGTCCCTGTGCCTTGGGACTCGCCACTCCTACAGCAATTTTAGTTGGTACGGGCATGGCAGCCGAGCGGGGGTTATTAATTAAAGGTGGCGATGTCCTCGAACGGGTACACCAATTAGATACGGTAGTATTTGACAAAACTGGAACCTTGACAACTGGTCATCCTGTCGTGACTGATTGTATTGAAGTCGGGAATCGTAGGGGCGGGTTGTTACAGGATCTCCCTGAAACAACCCAGAATTGTGCGGATAAACCCGCCCCTACGGGAGTCGGGAGTCGGGAAGACAAGGACAAGGGAGAAAATCTAGCCACTAGCCACCAGCCACTAGCCACTAGCCACTCACTCCTCACTCCTCACTCCTCACTCCTACAATTAGCAGCGGCGGCGGAAAGCGGATCGATTCATCCCCTAGCGACAGCAATTCAACAGGAAGTCAAGCAACAGGGATTATCGATTCCAGCAGCTAGCGAATTTCATACCGCACCAGGATTGGGAGTATCTGCTGTAGTCGAAGGACGACAGGTACTCCTGGGTAATGAAGACTGGTTGACTCAACAGGGAATAGTCATTGATGAAGCCACACAAGCTCAAGCTCAAACACTTGCAGCCGCAGGTAAAACAACGATCTACATTGCTGTAGCGGGGCAGTTAGCGGGTTTAATTGCGGTGATGGATACCCCTAGACCAGAGGCAAAGAAAACCGTTGAGAGCCTGCAAAAAATGGGGCTAAGAGTCATTATTTTAACTGGAGATAGACAAGAAGTTGCTCAGGCGATCGCCCAACAACTGGGAATCGCGCAAGTCTTTGCTGACATTCGCCCCGACGGCAAAGCAGGAGTGATTCAAGAACTTCAGCAAGGAAGGATAAGGGGACAAGGAGACAACGGAACAATTCAAAATTCAAAATTAATTCCGAATTCCGAATTCCGAATTCCGAATTCTTTCTCAGTAGTCGCAATGGTAGGGGACGGAATCAACGACGCGCCAGCCTTAGCTCAAGCTGATGTGGGGATTGCCTTACAAGCTGGGACAGATGTAGCGATGGAGACGGCTGGGATCGTGCTGATGGGAACAAAATTAACCGATGTCGTGGAAGCAATTCATCTCAGTCGAGCGACATTTAACAAAATTCGACAAAATCTATTTTGGGCATTTGCTTACAATGTTTGCGGAATTCCCATTGCAGCAGGTGTATTACTACCAATATTGGGGTTCGTCCTCAGTCCTGCGGCGGCAGGGGCGCTCATGGCATTTAGTTCTGTTAGTGTCGTGACTAACTCCTTGTTATTACGTCGTTTAAAAAATAGACTCGATCTCAACTAA
- a CDS encoding FHA domain-containing protein: MPSQPNQNHLLIIEDDQGRKEFVLDGPVYSIGRDSRCDIRLFSQFVSRRHATLVRLPQEDGSSFYRIVDGDAKGKPSANGLLINGRKLQVHDLQDEDEVVFGPRVRAIYYLLKRDTIPSAPLDEYDVTLIGPNMMPDFDD; the protein is encoded by the coding sequence ATGCCTTCACAACCCAATCAGAACCATCTACTAATTATAGAAGACGATCAGGGGCGCAAAGAGTTTGTTTTAGACGGTCCTGTTTATTCTATTGGTAGAGACTCCCGCTGCGATATTCGGCTGTTTTCACAGTTTGTATCTCGCCGCCATGCTACTTTAGTTCGATTGCCACAGGAGGATGGCAGTTCCTTCTATCGAATTGTAGACGGTGATGCTAAGGGCAAGCCGAGTGCTAATGGATTATTAATTAACGGTCGCAAGCTTCAAGTCCACGATCTTCAAGACGAGGACGAAGTTGTGTTTGGTCCGAGGGTACGGGCAATCTACTATCTCCTCAAACGCGATACTATTCCCTCAGCGCCACTGGATGAATATGATGTGACGCTGATTGGACCCAATATGATGCCAGATTTTGACGATTAG
- a CDS encoding dihydroorotase — MSELLRQVRVIDPVTGSDRQACDVLIVDGAIAAIGSQLTDYPADTQVKDCQGLVLGTGLVDLYSHSGEPGFEERETLATLAAAAAAGGFTRVNLLPDTIPPVDNSAVVSRLIQQEAGGRRELREQFKSQVTSHNSQLIPNSEFRIPNSPQLSFWGALTTGVQGQQMTELAELGAAGIVGFADGQPIENWGLLRRMLEYLKPLDKPVALYACHRGLVGNGVVREGVDSMRSGLPGNPASAETTALAALLELIAAIGTPVHLMRVSTARSVELIATAKERGLPISASTTWMHLLLDTKALSSYNPALRLEPPLGNPEDVLALCQGVRTGVIDAIAIDHTPYTYEEKTVAFAEAPAGAIGLELALPLLWENLVATGEFSALELWQALSHRPAGCLQQNVGAIAPNSPAELILFDPQHTWTVTQQTLKSRSHNTPWLGQQVNGRVVKIWL, encoded by the coding sequence ATGAGTGAATTACTACGACAAGTACGGGTTATCGATCCGGTGACGGGGAGCGATCGCCAAGCATGTGACGTGTTAATTGTAGATGGTGCGATCGCGGCAATAGGATCGCAATTGACTGATTATCCGGCTGATACTCAAGTTAAAGACTGTCAAGGCTTGGTATTAGGCACGGGGCTGGTAGATCTCTACAGCCATTCGGGAGAACCAGGATTTGAAGAACGGGAGACGCTGGCAACTCTTGCAGCTGCGGCTGCTGCTGGCGGCTTCACGCGCGTCAATTTGTTACCCGATACCATTCCGCCTGTGGATAACTCGGCTGTGGTGTCTAGGCTAATTCAGCAGGAAGCAGGGGGGAGAAGAGAGTTGAGGGAGCAATTCAAGTCACAAGTCACAAGTCACAACTCGCAATTAATTCCGAATTCCGAATTCCGAATTCCAAATTCTCCTCAGCTCTCTTTCTGGGGTGCGCTCACAACCGGAGTCCAGGGACAGCAAATGACGGAGTTAGCAGAACTGGGGGCGGCGGGAATTGTGGGCTTTGCTGACGGTCAGCCAATTGAAAATTGGGGGCTGTTGCGGCGGATGTTGGAATATCTCAAACCTTTAGATAAGCCAGTAGCGCTCTACGCTTGTCACCGTGGTCTGGTTGGCAATGGAGTGGTGCGAGAGGGTGTTGACTCCATGCGATCCGGCTTACCTGGCAATCCGGCGAGCGCAGAAACAACTGCTCTGGCTGCTCTGTTAGAGTTAATTGCCGCGATTGGTACTCCCGTGCATCTGATGCGGGTTTCTACTGCCCGTAGCGTTGAGTTAATCGCAACAGCAAAAGAACGTGGTTTACCAATTAGCGCTAGCACGACTTGGATGCATTTATTGCTCGATACCAAAGCCTTGAGCAGTTACAATCCTGCTTTACGGTTAGAACCACCTTTAGGCAATCCCGAAGATGTTTTAGCCCTATGCCAAGGCGTGCGGACGGGAGTTATAGACGCGATCGCGATCGACCACACGCCCTATACCTACGAAGAAAAAACGGTTGCCTTTGCGGAAGCACCTGCTGGGGCAATTGGCTTAGAACTCGCTTTACCCCTACTGTGGGAAAATCTTGTAGCAACTGGAGAATTCTCCGCCTTAGAATTGTGGCAAGCGTTAAGTCACCGTCCAGCTGGGTGCTTGCAACAGAATGTAGGCGCGATCGCTCCCAACTCGCCAGCTGAATTGATTCTCTTCGACCCCCAACACACTTGGACTGTGACGCAGCAGACTTTAAAATCTCGCTCTCACAATACCCCTTGGCTGGGTCAACAAGTCAACGGTCGTGTTGTCAAAATCTGGCTGTAG
- a CDS encoding type II CAAX endopeptidase family protein — protein MTIKRVVLSALTVLTVLLAGASLWQSWQQPQFQSRLELYETNLLLRAAEWQPQDSRGKDLTNARKALLGDKPIETAIEQYQEAKTSTQKNIQKALAQLKQTRSLPESAPATPQPESATPPVTETSRSNQENILQRSLDRLEKLNAELTLRLGILKAQQGKTAEAIKTWESLKGGQGGQGGQGGQGESLSLTTPHTLHPTPHTPIIETANALIGLWSNPARLLPDAQQLIQTNLDGWFRDRALLRLYELQQRQDAFAQLQAAQQEIAEQAIVKLAIIGSLPWLAGVTGLGLLIFLIAQRARKGKESILSRNEDLVWVTPWTGEIVWQVFIVGFFLMGQVLIPLTLSFLGVKPVGGQIRIQAFYVLVNYLLLAAGGLGVLYLSIKSFFPLPEGWFRFNWRSNWILWGVGGYCVALPLVLIVSIINQQLWQGQGGSNPLLSLALEARDSVALSIFFFTAAIAAPLFEEFLFRGFLLPSLTRYISVWWAIILSAFLFALAHLSLSEILPLMTLGIILGIVYTRSRNLLAPMLLHSLWNSGTLLSLYILGSGAT, from the coding sequence ATGACAATTAAGCGGGTAGTTTTAAGTGCGTTGACGGTTTTAACAGTTTTACTGGCTGGAGCATCTTTATGGCAAAGTTGGCAGCAGCCCCAATTTCAAAGTCGCTTGGAACTCTACGAAACCAATCTGCTCTTGCGTGCTGCCGAGTGGCAACCCCAAGATAGTAGGGGTAAAGATCTGACTAATGCTCGTAAAGCTTTGTTGGGAGATAAGCCTATAGAAACGGCAATCGAGCAATATCAGGAAGCTAAGACTTCAACCCAGAAAAACATTCAGAAAGCTTTAGCACAACTCAAACAAACGCGATCGCTACCTGAATCCGCACCAGCTACTCCTCAGCCTGAATCTGCCACTCCACCAGTGACAGAAACATCTCGTTCTAACCAAGAGAATATCCTACAGCGATCGCTCGACCGACTAGAAAAACTCAACGCCGAACTCACCTTACGCTTGGGAATCCTGAAAGCACAGCAAGGGAAGACGGCGGAGGCGATAAAGACTTGGGAGAGTTTGAAAGGGGGACAAGGAGGACAAGGGGGACAAGGGGGACAAGGGGAGAGTCTTTCACTTACGACACCCCACACCCTACACCCCACACCCCACACCCCAATTATTGAAACAGCTAACGCCCTCATCGGACTGTGGAGCAATCCGGCGCGGTTGTTGCCTGACGCGCAGCAGTTAATTCAAACTAATTTAGATGGATGGTTTCGCGATCGCGCTTTGTTGCGTCTCTACGAACTCCAGCAACGACAGGATGCATTTGCACAACTACAAGCGGCGCAACAAGAAATCGCCGAACAAGCAATTGTCAAGCTAGCGATTATTGGTAGCCTACCCTGGCTTGCAGGCGTGACTGGCTTAGGGTTACTAATTTTTTTGATAGCTCAGAGAGCGAGAAAGGGCAAAGAGTCTATCCTATCTCGAAACGAAGATCTAGTTTGGGTTACGCCTTGGACTGGGGAAATAGTTTGGCAAGTATTTATTGTCGGCTTTTTCCTGATGGGACAAGTGTTAATTCCCCTAACACTTTCGTTCCTTGGTGTCAAGCCCGTAGGCGGACAAATTAGAATTCAGGCTTTCTACGTTTTAGTGAATTACTTATTACTAGCTGCGGGAGGGTTGGGAGTTTTATATCTATCGATTAAATCGTTTTTTCCCTTACCTGAAGGCTGGTTTCGTTTTAACTGGCGAAGTAACTGGATATTATGGGGGGTTGGTGGGTATTGCGTTGCTTTGCCTTTGGTATTGATCGTGTCAATTATCAATCAACAATTGTGGCAAGGGCAAGGAGGTAGCAATCCACTGTTATCGTTAGCTTTGGAAGCAAGAGATAGTGTAGCTTTGAGTATATTCTTTTTCACTGCCGCGATCGCTGCTCCTTTATTTGAAGAATTTTTGTTTCGCGGTTTTCTGTTACCTTCTCTTACCAGATATATCTCTGTTTGGTGGGCAATTATTTTGAGTGCTTTCTTGTTTGCCTTAGCTCACCTCAGTCTTTCAGAAATTTTACCGCTAATGACGTTGGGAATAATTTTAGGGATAGTTTACACGCGATCGCGCAATCTTTTAGCACCGATGTTGTTGCACAGTCTTTGGAATAGCGGGACGTTGTTGAGTCTATATATTTTGGGAAGTGGGGCTACTTGA
- a CDS encoding histidine phosphatase family protein — MTTRVVIVRHGQSSYNAERRIQGRSDVSVLTERGREDALKVGAALNNLNFAAIYSSPLQRARQTAEIVRNCFATTTPLTVTEQLLEIDLPLWEKLTVHEVKEKFPADYRLWHEFPHEFKMELQTPQGTKEHFPVLALYQQARQFWQDLLSRHAGETILIVGHNGINRALLSTAIGISPSRYHSIQQSNCGISVLNFKPPFPPAESQGQGGSVQLESMNQLAHLGRDVLPSFRPNHQGQRILLIRHGETEWNRQTKFQGQIDVPLNDNGREQARKAAEFLKTVKLDFAFSSPMLRPKETAEIILQHHPETQLKLYDGLREIGHGLWEGKLEAEIEQTFPGELERWRTVPGEVQMPEGENLQQVWERSVVDWQKMLASVADRPQTGIVVAHDATNKVLLCHVLGLSTAQFWNFRQGNGAVTVIDYPQGLNGLPVLQAMNITTHLGGGVLDKTAAGAL; from the coding sequence ATGACCACTCGTGTTGTAATCGTGCGCCACGGACAAAGCAGCTATAACGCCGAACGTCGCATCCAAGGACGTAGCGATGTTTCAGTCTTAACAGAACGAGGGCGTGAAGATGCCCTCAAAGTCGGCGCAGCCCTTAACAATCTCAACTTTGCCGCTATCTACTCCAGCCCGCTGCAACGTGCCAGACAAACAGCAGAAATCGTTCGCAACTGTTTCGCCACAACAACACCTCTAACAGTTACAGAACAGTTATTAGAAATTGACCTACCCCTATGGGAAAAGCTCACAGTCCATGAAGTCAAGGAGAAATTTCCCGCAGATTATCGCTTGTGGCACGAGTTTCCTCACGAATTCAAAATGGAGCTACAAACGCCTCAAGGCACAAAAGAGCATTTTCCCGTCCTCGCCCTGTACCAACAGGCACGGCAATTTTGGCAAGATCTTCTCTCCCGCCATGCTGGGGAAACTATCCTGATTGTCGGACACAACGGCATTAACCGCGCCCTCCTCAGTACCGCAATTGGCATTTCTCCCAGCCGCTATCATTCCATTCAACAGTCAAATTGTGGAATTAGCGTCTTAAATTTTAAACCCCCCTTCCCACCTGCTGAAAGTCAAGGTCAAGGCGGTTCCGTACAGCTTGAATCGATGAATCAACTCGCCCATTTGGGAAGAGATGTTTTACCATCTTTCCGACCAAACCACCAAGGACAAAGAATCTTACTGATTCGGCATGGCGAAACTGAGTGGAATCGCCAGACCAAATTTCAAGGGCAAATTGACGTTCCCCTCAATGACAATGGCAGAGAACAAGCCCGTAAAGCAGCAGAATTTCTCAAAACTGTAAAACTCGATTTTGCCTTCAGCAGTCCGATGCTGCGTCCCAAGGAAACAGCCGAAATTATTTTGCAGCATCACCCCGAAACTCAACTGAAGTTATACGACGGACTCAGAGAAATCGGTCACGGACTTTGGGAAGGAAAATTAGAAGCAGAAATCGAGCAAACATTTCCAGGGGAATTAGAACGGTGGCGGACAGTACCAGGTGAGGTACAAATGCCAGAAGGAGAAAATTTACAGCAAGTCTGGGAACGCAGCGTTGTTGATTGGCAGAAGATGCTAGCTTCGGTAGCAGATCGCCCTCAGACAGGTATAGTGGTGGCACACGATGCCACAAACAAAGTTTTGCTGTGCCATGTTTTAGGCTTATCCACCGCTCAGTTTTGGAACTTCCGCCAAGGTAACGGAGCCGTGACAGTCATCGATTATCCTCAAGGCTTAAATGGTTTACCCGTGTTGCAAGCAATGAATATTACCACCCACTTAGGCGGGGGCGTACTCGATAAGACAGCAGCTGGGGCGTTGTAA
- the lepB gene encoding signal peptidase I, whose protein sequence is MSRVQNQVPEQNSPQDNQGSWIGELGRTIILSVILALGIRTFVAEARWIPSESMVPTLQKYDKLIVDKVSYHFVEPERGDIVVFSPTETIKKDNPNLKDAFIKRIVGLPGDKVEVKGERVYINDRPLQEKYIEAPPQYQYGPVTVPPNSYLVLGDNRNNSYDSHFWGFVPRDNIIGRAIVRFWPLNRIGELN, encoded by the coding sequence ATGTCGCGAGTCCAAAATCAAGTGCCAGAGCAGAATTCTCCTCAAGACAACCAAGGATCGTGGATTGGAGAACTAGGCAGAACGATTATCTTGAGTGTAATTTTGGCTTTGGGTATTCGTACCTTTGTGGCTGAAGCCCGCTGGATTCCTTCAGAGTCAATGGTTCCGACACTCCAAAAGTATGACAAGCTGATTGTCGATAAAGTCAGCTATCATTTTGTCGAGCCAGAACGGGGGGATATTGTCGTATTTTCACCTACAGAGACAATTAAAAAAGATAATCCTAACCTGAAAGATGCTTTTATTAAGCGTATTGTTGGACTACCAGGGGATAAAGTAGAGGTCAAAGGGGAGCGAGTCTATATCAACGATCGCCCCTTACAGGAAAAGTATATTGAAGCTCCGCCACAGTACCAGTACGGACCCGTCACCGTACCACCGAATTCTTACCTAGTTTTAGGCGATAACCGCAATAACAGTTATGACAGTCATTTTTGGGGATTTGTCCCTAGAGATAATATCATTGGTCGGGCAATTGTCCGGTTTTGGCCTCTCAACCGAATTGGAGAGTTGAATTAA